The Listeria sp. PSOL-1 genome includes a region encoding these proteins:
- a CDS encoding YneF family protein — protein MWIYILVGLICLLVGLAGGFFIARRYLMSYLKNNPPINEQMLQMMMAQMGMKPSQKKINQMMSAMSKQQEKETKKKKK, from the coding sequence ATGTGGATTTACATTCTTGTCGGTCTGATTTGCTTACTTGTAGGGCTTGCAGGCGGTTTTTTCATTGCGAGACGCTATCTAATGAGCTATTTGAAAAACAACCCGCCAATTAATGAGCAAATGCTTCAAATGATGATGGCTCAAATGGGTATGAAGCCTTCGCAAAAGAAAATCAACCAAATGATGAGTGCAATGAGTAAGCAACAAGAGAAAGAAACCAAGAAAAAGAAA
- a CDS encoding type I toxin-antitoxin system Fst family toxin produces MYEFFTLVIAPILVGIILRLFSFWLEKREGN; encoded by the coding sequence ATGTATGAATTTTTCACGTTAGTTATCGCGCCTATCCTAGTAGGTATAATACTTAGACTATTTTCTTTTTGGCTAGAGAAGAGAGAAGGCAATTAA